The following are encoded together in the Sulfoacidibacillus ferrooxidans genome:
- a CDS encoding anti-sigma factor: MKDDDQSNPSCDLLLPFMMGEIEGEELYAFFHHVDTCIDCKQELDAIWPIHSQMLTMGEDHLPNDLLGDLKHKTLEKAFSLRAPHDVEKRVTYQKPRYKKRRVLPYALSAAMLLLGIWIGTSLQTSSIGSNQPQSAGSPSRLVLNTALVATSFAPSAYGEMTIITSGKTEVLMIKVSHLQPIVGHGCYTVWLLKDGSKTLGGRFMVNQAGVGAVTIRVPLGKAYTGIGITKEPHVSDLSPKGPKVLGASVQSV; the protein is encoded by the coding sequence ATGAAGGATGACGATCAATCCAATCCATCTTGTGATCTTCTGCTGCCCTTTATGATGGGGGAGATAGAAGGTGAAGAACTGTATGCCTTCTTTCACCATGTAGATACTTGTATAGACTGTAAGCAGGAATTAGATGCTATTTGGCCGATACATTCCCAGATGCTTACTATGGGGGAGGATCATTTGCCAAATGATTTACTTGGTGATCTTAAGCATAAAACCTTAGAAAAAGCATTTTCATTGCGTGCCCCACATGATGTGGAAAAAAGGGTGACTTACCAAAAACCCCGTTATAAAAAGCGTAGAGTTTTACCTTATGCGCTTAGTGCGGCAATGTTATTGTTAGGCATCTGGATCGGCACGTCGCTCCAAACTTCAAGTATAGGGTCCAATCAGCCACAAAGTGCGGGTTCTCCAAGCAGACTGGTTCTAAATACAGCACTTGTTGCTACTTCATTTGCTCCATCGGCGTATGGTGAGATGACGATTATAACAAGTGGAAAGACAGAAGTCTTGATGATAAAAGTGTCGCATTTACAACCCATTGTAGGGCATGGATGCTATACGGTATGGTTACTTAAGGATGGTAGTAAAACATTGGGCGGAAGATTTATGGTCAATCAAGCCGGTGTAGGGGCGGTCACGATTCGCGTTCCGCTTGGAAAAGCCTACACGGGGATTGGCATTACAAAGGAACCACACGTTAGCGATCTATCGCCAAAAGGTCCGAAAGTTCTTGGAGCTTCTGTGCAAAGTGTGTAG
- a CDS encoding HesB/YadR/YfhF family protein: protein MNISVSQHAIEWMARELHMPDGDGVRFFVRYGDSHIHPGFNLTVGVAKPLHPAISWVQEGILLFIEQGDVWYLEGYDLAVHYDDVHDDLQFAYTVSSSKSTER, encoded by the coding sequence ATGAATATCTCAGTATCACAACACGCAATCGAGTGGATGGCTCGAGAGTTGCACATGCCAGATGGGGATGGTGTTCGTTTTTTTGTACGCTATGGAGATTCTCATATTCACCCTGGTTTCAATTTAACAGTAGGAGTAGCTAAACCGCTTCATCCAGCCATTTCATGGGTACAGGAAGGCATTCTACTTTTTATAGAACAAGGTGATGTGTGGTACCTAGAAGGGTATGACCTTGCTGTCCACTATGATGATGTCCATGATGATTTGCAATTTGCATATACAGTATCTTCAAGTAAATCAACTGAGAGGTAG
- a CDS encoding class D sortase, which translates to MRRNRTYLGGGMIVVGVAMMLLVPIFFWQSHAGAKALLQAAPAPIHIVLSQKEGVLFPAPAKTIALPMVGTPIGSLSIDSIDLQAPIVEGTSDWQLRDGVGHLGATPLPGEMGVSILAGHNVTFFHEIGQLQAGDLIRVKTAQGIFVYSVFKHQILHVGGTLPNAHLPELALETCYPFNDWNLTPFRYMVEAVLVKSALA; encoded by the coding sequence ATGCGCAGAAACAGGACCTATCTTGGCGGCGGCATGATTGTCGTCGGAGTAGCTATGATGCTTCTCGTTCCCATTTTCTTTTGGCAATCTCATGCAGGGGCTAAGGCATTGCTTCAAGCGGCTCCTGCACCCATTCATATCGTCCTTTCACAAAAGGAAGGGGTGCTCTTCCCGGCTCCTGCAAAAACGATTGCATTGCCGATGGTAGGGACACCGATTGGTTCCCTATCCATCGATTCTATTGACTTGCAGGCACCCATTGTTGAAGGGACTAGTGACTGGCAATTGCGAGATGGTGTTGGTCATTTGGGTGCTACACCACTCCCTGGTGAAATGGGGGTAAGTATTCTCGCGGGTCATAATGTCACTTTTTTTCACGAAATTGGCCAATTACAAGCAGGAGACCTCATACGAGTAAAGACTGCACAAGGGATTTTTGTATATAGTGTGTTCAAACATCAGATTCTACATGTGGGTGGCACATTGCCAAACGCGCATCTTCCAGAGCTTGCACTGGAAACCTGTTACCCATTTAATGATTGGAATTTAACCCCATTTAGATATATGGTAGAAGCGGTACTTGTTAAAAGTGCCTTAGCCTAA
- a CDS encoding RNA polymerase sigma factor, producing the protein MVSDEELFALMKEGHSEALAQLYDRYVYRVYAIARKVVLDPQMADEVVQDVFTRIWTTVAFDPKRGQFEHWIMVVTKNVALDNVRKKGRQKDIPDSLRIYGEREGNPHATDAVNEWALREDLQRSLEGLRVEERAVLQLAYMEGCTLSEVATKLSIPLGTVKTRLHHGLHHMRSMMDAWAWGGQG; encoded by the coding sequence GTGGTATCTGATGAGGAGCTCTTTGCATTAATGAAAGAAGGTCACAGTGAGGCGCTTGCACAACTATATGATCGCTATGTCTATCGTGTTTATGCCATCGCGCGCAAAGTTGTGTTAGATCCGCAAATGGCCGATGAGGTTGTTCAGGATGTGTTTACGCGCATTTGGACTACGGTTGCTTTTGATCCAAAGCGTGGGCAGTTTGAGCATTGGATTATGGTAGTCACAAAGAATGTTGCTTTAGATAACGTTAGAAAAAAAGGACGACAAAAAGATATTCCTGACTCTTTACGCATATATGGGGAAAGAGAAGGGAATCCACATGCAACGGATGCTGTAAATGAGTGGGCTTTGCGCGAGGATTTACAGCGGTCACTAGAGGGACTCCGGGTGGAAGAGCGAGCGGTTCTTCAACTTGCTTATATGGAGGGTTGCACGTTAAGTGAGGTAGCGACCAAGCTTTCTATTCCGCTTGGTACAGTGAAGACTCGGCTGCATCACGGGCTTCATCATATGAGATCCATGATGGATGCCTGGGCATGGGGGGGACAGGGATGA